One window from the genome of bacterium encodes:
- a CDS encoding MFS transporter, translated as METTTRPASPASGMFSASEWLLILACFVLLAISAGVNFNFGIFIKPLSAEFGWSRSAISAGFSIFMFTISATAILAGGLADRYGTRRVVLFGTIILSIGLMASSKIQNLWHFYLLAGIVVGLGRSCHMIPIQIFLPRAFAQNRGLATGLAGAGTGAGIFFLPPISGYLVDAFGWRNAYFILGILVVLIALPFIVFLRIPRSHGRAKAQKIDTAESRENPEATPGEPAPVPEASLGLRAIMRRPTFWSIMGSHHFDCLCHSVLLVHIVPMAIEAGISKMHAALLMGAMGFGAFAGRIIAGVLSDRLGPKHSLFLVLLLQTLPVPLLLFSPSLPVFFTIAVTIGVGLGGHGTMYPLVTREYYGARKVGIIFGSFSTGASIGMAAGAYIGGLLYDLSGDYTLAVLFSFLAGLVSLVFVWVYPGRPILAPARPKIAAT; from the coding sequence GTGGAAACAACGACGCGGCCCGCTTCTCCCGCATCCGGGATGTTCAGCGCAAGTGAATGGCTGCTGATTCTCGCATGCTTTGTCCTTCTCGCCATCTCCGCAGGGGTGAACTTCAACTTCGGCATTTTCATCAAGCCGCTCTCCGCCGAATTCGGATGGTCCCGATCGGCGATTTCGGCCGGCTTTTCCATCTTTATGTTCACCATCTCGGCGACCGCCATCCTGGCCGGAGGGCTGGCCGACCGCTACGGAACCCGGCGCGTCGTCCTCTTCGGAACGATCATTCTCAGCATCGGCCTGATGGCATCCTCGAAAATCCAGAATCTGTGGCACTTCTATCTCCTGGCCGGCATCGTGGTGGGGCTCGGCCGCTCCTGCCACATGATCCCGATCCAGATTTTCCTCCCGCGGGCCTTCGCCCAAAACCGCGGGCTTGCGACAGGGCTCGCCGGCGCGGGGACGGGCGCCGGCATCTTTTTCCTCCCGCCCATCTCGGGGTATCTGGTTGACGCCTTCGGGTGGCGGAACGCCTATTTCATCCTCGGCATTTTGGTGGTTCTCATCGCGCTGCCCTTCATCGTCTTCCTGCGAATTCCCCGGAGCCATGGCCGCGCCAAGGCCCAGAAGATAGACACCGCAGAGTCAAGGGAAAATCCGGAGGCCACCCCCGGTGAGCCCGCCCCCGTGCCCGAGGCTTCGCTCGGCCTGCGGGCCATCATGAGGCGCCCCACCTTCTGGAGCATCATGGGCAGCCACCACTTCGATTGCCTTTGCCATTCCGTTCTCCTCGTCCATATCGTCCCCATGGCCATCGAGGCGGGAATCTCCAAGATGCACGCCGCGCTTCTGATGGGGGCAATGGGGTTCGGCGCCTTTGCCGGAAGGATCATCGCCGGGGTGCTCTCCGACCGCCTGGGGCCCAAACATTCGCTTTTCCTGGTGCTGCTTCTCCAGACGCTCCCGGTCCCCTTGCTGCTCTTCTCCCCATCGCTTCCTGTCTTTTTCACCATCGCGGTCACCATCGGCGTCGGCCTCGGCGGCCACGGCACGATGTACCCGCTTGTCACCCGGGAGTACTACGGTGCCCGGAAAGTGGGCATCATCTTCGGCTCGTTCTCGACCGGGGCGAGCATCGGTATGGCGGCAGGCGCTTATATCGGCGGGCTTCTCTACGACCTTTCGGGGGATTACACCCTCGCGGTTCTCTTCAGCTTCCTCGCCGGGCTCGTCTCGCTGGTTTTCGTCTGGGTGTATCCCGGAAGGCCCATCCTGGCGCCAGCTCGCCCGAAAATCGCCGCCACCTAG
- the fliS gene encoding flagellar export chaperone FliS, translating into MAPTDSYKSYQKTQIKTASPAQLVVLLYEGAIQRIRKGQMLLHEPDRNMDASTEILRAMNIISELFGCLNPKYSPELSKQLADIYAYVLDTLAKGLQERDTELLDKAGKALEPLASAWREVAEGVVTSPAIPGGIPVVTTE; encoded by the coding sequence TTGGCACCGACAGATTCCTATAAGAGCTATCAGAAAACGCAGATCAAGACGGCTTCTCCCGCCCAGCTGGTCGTTCTCCTGTATGAGGGTGCGATCCAGCGAATCCGCAAGGGGCAGATGCTCCTGCATGAGCCGGACAGGAACATGGACGCGAGCACCGAGATTTTGCGGGCCATGAACATCATCTCGGAGCTGTTCGGCTGTCTGAACCCCAAATATTCACCAGAGCTCTCCAAGCAGCTCGCGGACATTTATGCGTACGTCCTTGACACTCTCGCCAAGGGGCTCCAGGAAAGGGACACGGAACTTCTCGATAAGGCAGGCAAGGCCCTGGAGCCGCTCGCGTCCGCGTGGAGAGAGGTTGCGGAGGGAGTTGTTACCTCGCCGGCCATTCCGGGAGGCATCCCCGTGGTCACGACCGAGTAG
- the argH gene encoding argininosuccinate lyase, giving the protein MAEKKISRKTTKPWGGRFTAGTNPRVEGFTESVSFDQRLAAWDVRGSAAHAEMLGARGIIPRADARKIVSGLKAILREIEAGKFRFDPALEDVHMNIEAALTRRIGAAGGRLHTARSRNDQVATAVRLWLRDIIDETIAALEDIRRALLRQAEAGVDFIMPGYTHLQRAQPVSFAHHLLAYGQMFRRDGERMADARGRVNVLPLGAGALAGTSHPIDQRMVAKKLGFDAVAENSMDAVSDRDFAIEFAAAAAVSMMHLSRLGEEIVLWASGEFGFIELPDAFATGSSLMPQKKNPDVAELVRGKSGRAYGALVSLLTLMKGLPLTYNRDMQEDKEPLFDAADTLLASLGVMAELVAAIRPQPERMAAAAEGGYMTATDLADAMARRGVPFRQAHAAAGRAVRLALEKDVPLGELSAADLKKADSRLKPADLKETDLKRATAGRKSAGGASRQSVLRQIRAERKRLGLRSR; this is encoded by the coding sequence ATGGCGGAAAAAAAGATAAGCCGGAAGACGACGAAGCCCTGGGGCGGGCGTTTCACTGCGGGGACGAATCCCCGGGTGGAGGGCTTCACCGAGAGCGTCTCCTTCGATCAGCGCCTGGCCGCCTGGGATGTCCGCGGGTCGGCGGCCCACGCCGAAATGCTGGGTGCCCGTGGGATCATCCCCCGGGCGGACGCCCGGAAGATCGTCTCCGGCCTGAAGGCCATCCTGCGGGAGATCGAGGCGGGAAAATTCCGCTTCGATCCCGCCCTTGAGGATGTCCACATGAACATCGAGGCGGCCCTCACACGGCGCATCGGCGCCGCGGGCGGAAGGCTCCACACCGCCCGGAGCCGCAACGATCAGGTGGCGACGGCCGTGCGCCTCTGGCTGCGCGACATCATTGACGAGACGATAGCGGCGCTGGAGGATATCCGGCGGGCGCTTCTGCGGCAGGCCGAGGCGGGGGTGGACTTCATCATGCCCGGCTATACCCATCTGCAAAGGGCCCAGCCCGTTTCCTTCGCCCATCATCTCCTGGCGTATGGCCAGATGTTCCGGCGCGACGGGGAGCGCATGGCCGATGCGCGAGGGCGCGTGAACGTCCTCCCCCTGGGAGCGGGCGCGCTGGCGGGCACCAGCCACCCCATCGATCAGCGGATGGTGGCCAAAAAACTTGGCTTTGACGCCGTGGCGGAGAACAGCATGGACGCGGTGAGCGACCGGGATTTCGCCATCGAGTTCGCGGCGGCGGCGGCGGTTTCGATGATGCACCTGAGCCGGCTGGGGGAGGAGATCGTCCTCTGGGCGAGCGGCGAGTTCGGCTTCATCGAGCTTCCCGACGCCTTTGCGACGGGGAGTTCCCTGATGCCGCAGAAGAAAAATCCCGATGTGGCCGAGCTTGTCCGGGGAAAGAGCGGCCGGGCCTACGGCGCGCTCGTTTCGCTCTTGACGCTGATGAAAGGGCTGCCGCTCACCTACAACCGCGACATGCAGGAGGACAAAGAACCCCTGTTCGATGCGGCCGACACGCTGCTCGCATCGCTGGGCGTCATGGCAGAGTTGGTGGCGGCGATTCGGCCCCAGCCCGAGCGGATGGCCGCCGCGGCCGAGGGCGGCTACATGACGGCGACCGATCTGGCCGACGCCATGGCCCGGCGGGGGGTACCCTTCCGGCAGGCCCATGCGGCGGCGGGAAGAGCCGTCCGGCTGGCCCTGGAGAAAGACGTGCCGCTGGGCGAACTGTCGGCGGCGGATTTGAAGAAGGCCGATTCGCGGCTCAAGCCTGCCGATTTGAAGGAAACCGATCTGAAGCGGGCGACGGCGGGCCGCAAGAGCGCGGGCGGTGCCTCGCGCCAGAGCGTCCTGCGGCAGATCCGGGCCGAGCGAAAACGGCTCGGCTTGCGTTCGCGTTAG
- a CDS encoding diaminopimelate decarboxylase encodes MHYFAYKDGVLHAEGVSIPDLIEKVGTPCYVYSHKTLSRHFRVFNEAFAEVPHLICFAMKSNSNLAILRLFSEMGGGLDIVSGGELYRAVQAGVPAERIVFAGVGKSDDEIAYALAQGVLMFNIESEEELRNISDVAIRLGKVAQVAIRVNPDVDPETHPYISTGLKKSKFGIAIQRALSQYRTAAELPGVEAIGVHCHIGSQITQSSPFVDAVAKVVSLVKALRQDGHEIRYLNLGGGLGITY; translated from the coding sequence ATGCACTATTTCGCGTACAAGGACGGCGTGCTGCACGCCGAGGGGGTGTCCATCCCCGATCTCATTGAGAAGGTCGGGACGCCCTGCTACGTCTACAGCCACAAGACGCTCTCCCGGCACTTCCGGGTCTTCAATGAAGCGTTCGCCGAGGTGCCGCATCTCATCTGCTTCGCCATGAAGAGCAACTCCAACCTGGCGATCCTCCGCCTTTTCTCCGAGATGGGCGGCGGGCTCGACATCGTGTCGGGCGGGGAGCTCTACCGTGCCGTCCAGGCGGGGGTTCCGGCCGAGCGGATCGTTTTCGCCGGCGTGGGGAAGTCGGATGATGAGATCGCCTATGCGCTCGCGCAGGGTGTTCTCATGTTCAACATCGAGAGCGAGGAGGAGCTCCGCAACATCAGCGATGTGGCGATCCGCCTCGGGAAAGTCGCGCAGGTGGCCATCCGCGTGAATCCGGATGTGGACCCCGAGACCCATCCCTACATTTCGACGGGCCTCAAGAAGAGCAAGTTCGGCATCGCGATCCAGCGGGCGCTCTCCCAGTACCGCACGGCGGCGGAGCTTCCCGGGGTCGAGGCCATCGGGGTGCACTGCCACATCGGGAGCCAGATCACCCAGAGCAGCCCCTTCGTGGATGCGGTGGCCAAGGTGGTGAGTCTGGTGAAGGCGCTCCGCCAGGATGGGCACGAGATTCGCTATCTCAACCTCGGGGGCGGCCTCGGCATCACCTACAA